One window of Nocardia sp. NBC_00508 genomic DNA carries:
- a CDS encoding arylsulfatase: MALEEYRRGTAFPGIIGRTTDVSRPAWPQPVRAVPGAPNLLFIVLDDTGFAQLGCYGSPISTPHIDGLAAGGLLYNNMHTTALCSPSRSCLITGRNHHANAMAGITEIATGYPGYNGNIPFENGFLSEMLLQHGYNTYMVGKWHLVPSEQESAAGPYDRWPLGRGFERFYGFLGGDTSQWYPDLVHDNHQVEPPRTPDEGYHLTADLVDKAISFIASAKQVAPDKPFFLNFCTGATHAPHHVPKEWADRYRGRFDDGWDAYRESTFDRQLRQGVVPPDARLSRRDPDVPDWNSLSPDARRLAARMMEVYAGFLAHTDHHIGRLLEFLEHTGELDNTLIMLVSDNGASPEGGVSGTTNELQFFNNAPEPLEDSLRAIDELGGPTTFNHYPWGWTSAGNTPFRRWKRETYRGGVSDPFLVHWPRGIAAQGEVRTQYAHLIDIVPTVLDAFGIEPPATIKGVSQSPIHGVSFAHTFDDPTTPTQHHTQYFEMLGHRAIDHDGWRAVCPWPGPSFAEADKPFGSPITAEDLGKLDADHWELYHIAEDFAETRDLAAEHRDKLIEMISLWYVEAGRYEVLPIDGSGLQRLVAERPQITQAQTRYTLRPGTETLPAAVSPRVLNRPHSVTADVEIPPGGAEGVLLCQGTNVGGWSFFVKDGRLHYAHNYVRRTVHRVSPADLVPEGRHELRFEFEPTGAPDFANGKGTPGRARLYIDRSLVGEADFPFITPVAFNPGGMTCGANPGSAVVSDYEPPFRFTGTLHTVVVDLSGELITDMHSEMRMHMARQ; the protein is encoded by the coding sequence GCTTTTCCTGGAATCATCGGGCGAACGACCGACGTGTCGAGGCCCGCGTGGCCCCAACCGGTGCGTGCGGTACCGGGGGCGCCCAACCTGCTGTTCATCGTGCTCGATGACACGGGATTCGCACAGCTCGGTTGTTACGGCAGTCCCATCTCCACACCGCATATCGACGGCCTGGCCGCGGGCGGACTGCTGTACAACAACATGCATACGACGGCACTGTGCTCACCGTCGCGTTCCTGCTTGATCACCGGTCGCAACCACCATGCCAACGCGATGGCGGGCATCACGGAGATAGCCACGGGATATCCCGGCTACAACGGCAACATTCCGTTCGAGAACGGATTCCTCTCCGAGATGCTGCTGCAGCACGGGTACAACACCTACATGGTCGGCAAATGGCACCTGGTGCCGTCGGAGCAGGAATCGGCGGCCGGCCCCTACGATCGTTGGCCCCTCGGCCGGGGTTTCGAGCGGTTCTACGGCTTCCTCGGCGGCGACACCAGCCAGTGGTATCCGGATCTGGTGCACGACAACCACCAGGTCGAGCCGCCCCGGACGCCCGACGAGGGCTACCATCTGACCGCGGATCTGGTCGACAAGGCGATCTCCTTCATCGCCAGCGCGAAGCAGGTCGCCCCGGACAAGCCGTTCTTCCTGAACTTCTGCACCGGGGCGACCCACGCACCCCACCATGTACCGAAGGAGTGGGCGGATCGCTACCGAGGCCGATTCGACGACGGCTGGGACGCCTACCGCGAGTCCACCTTCGACCGCCAACTCCGGCAGGGCGTCGTACCGCCGGACGCCCGGCTCTCCCGCCGTGACCCGGATGTGCCGGACTGGAACTCCCTGTCGCCTGACGCGCGCCGCCTGGCCGCGCGAATGATGGAGGTCTACGCCGGATTTCTCGCGCATACCGACCACCACATCGGACGGTTGCTGGAGTTTCTGGAGCACACCGGCGAACTCGACAACACCTTGATCATGCTCGTCTCCGACAACGGAGCCAGCCCCGAGGGCGGCGTCTCAGGTACCACGAACGAGCTGCAGTTCTTCAACAACGCCCCGGAACCGCTGGAAGACAGTCTTCGAGCCATCGACGAACTCGGCGGACCGACCACGTTCAACCATTACCCGTGGGGCTGGACCTCGGCGGGCAACACGCCCTTCCGGCGGTGGAAGCGCGAGACCTACCGCGGTGGCGTCAGCGATCCGTTTCTGGTCCATTGGCCACGCGGCATCGCGGCACAGGGTGAAGTGCGAACCCAGTACGCACACTTGATCGACATTGTTCCGACTGTCCTGGACGCGTTCGGAATCGAACCCCCGGCCACCATCAAAGGCGTATCACAGTCGCCTATTCACGGTGTCAGCTTCGCCCACACGTTCGATGACCCGACCACACCGACCCAGCATCACACGCAATACTTCGAGATGCTCGGTCACCGCGCGATCGACCACGACGGATGGCGGGCCGTGTGCCCGTGGCCCGGGCCGTCCTTCGCCGAGGCGGACAAACCCTTCGGCAGCCCTATCACCGCGGAGGACCTCGGCAAGCTGGACGCCGACCACTGGGAGCTGTACCACATCGCCGAGGACTTCGCCGAGACCCGTGACCTCGCCGCCGAACACCGCGACAAGCTCATCGAAATGATCTCACTGTGGTACGTGGAAGCCGGTAGATACGAGGTACTGCCCATCGACGGCAGCGGCCTGCAACGGCTGGTGGCAGAGCGCCCGCAGATCACGCAGGCACAGACCCGGTACACACTTCGGCCCGGCACCGAGACGCTGCCCGCGGCCGTCTCCCCTCGGGTATTGAACCGTCCGCACAGTGTCACCGCCGATGTCGAGATCCCGCCCGGCGGCGCTGAAGGCGTCCTGCTCTGCCAGGGCACCAACGTCGGAGGCTGGTCCTTCTTCGTCAAGGACGGCCGATTGCACTACGCCCACAACTACGTTCGGCGCACCGTCCACCGGGTCTCCCCCGCGGACCTCGTTCCCGAAGGCCGCCACGAGTTGCGCTTCGAATTCGAACCCACCGGTGCGCCCGATTTCGCCAATGGCAAAGGCACACCGGGCCGCGCTCGGCTCTACATCGACCGCAGCTTGGTCGGCGAGGCCGATTTCCCGTTCATCACGCCGGTCGCGTTCAACCCCGGCGGGATGACCTGCGGCGCCAACCCGGGCTCCGCGGTGGTCTCCGACTACGAACCTCCGTTCCGGTTCACCGGCACATTGCACACCGTCGTCGTCGACCTCTCCGGAGAGCTGATCACCGATATGCACAGCGAGATGCGCATGCACATGGCCCGGCAGTAG